A region of Diospyros lotus cultivar Yz01 chromosome 3, ASM1463336v1, whole genome shotgun sequence DNA encodes the following proteins:
- the LOC127796740 gene encoding uncharacterized protein LOC127796740 — protein MTASFGRVACVVLVLGLGLGLGFGSGSAEALKVPLRFKDVLPVLPRQISWPVLNNLHSAVDLLPEFVGSLAPANGSVRWQGACFSDNEARVEFTAGDRRGLGGGIIYLKTSAAHSWTCMDLYVFATPYRVTWDYYFSAREHTLKFESWEEPAEREYVKQHGISVFLMPSGMLGTLLSLVDVLPLFSNTGWGQNANINFLKKHMGASFEKRSRPWRATINPADVHSGDFLAVSKIRGRWGGFETLEKWVTGAFAGHTAVCLKDELGNLWVGESGHENEKGEEIIVVIPWDEWWELSLKDGSNPQIALLPLHPELRANFNSSAAWEYARSMSGKPYGYHNMIFSWIDTIADNYPPPLDAHLVISVMSMWTRVQPAYAANMWNEALNKRLGTEDLDLYGILAETESRGITFDQLLTIPEQDDWVYSDGKSTTCVAFILEMYKEAGIFGPISDSIQVTEFTIRDAYMLKIFENNQTRLPSWCNNEVDKLPFCQILGEYQMELPEYNTLEPYANMNENCPSLPPTYERPVRC, from the exons ttCGGGCTCTGCGGAAGCTCTGAAGGTGCCACTTAGGTTCAAGGACGTCCTTCCGGTCCTGCCCCGGCAGATTTCCTGGCCGGTGCTCAACAACCTTCACAGCGCCGTTGACCTGTTGCCGGAGTTTGTCGGATCGCTCGCCCCCGCCAATGGGTCGGTCCGGTGGCAAGGCGCATGCTTTTCCGACAACGAAGCTCGCGTCGAGTTCACCGCTGGCGATCGTCGCGGTTTGGGTGGCGGCATTATTTACCTCAAG ACTTCTGCAGCTCACAGTTGGACCTGTATGGATCTGTATGTTTTTGCAACACCATACAGGGTTACTTGGGACTACTACTTCTCTGCCCGAGAGCATACTTTGAAATTTGAATCCTGGGAGGAACCAGCTGAGCGGGAATAT GTAAAACAGCATGGAATCTCTGTATTTCTTATGCCATCGGGAATGCTGGGGACCTTGCTTTCATTAGTAGATGTCTTGCCCCTGTTTTCTAACACTGGTTGGGGTCAGAATGCtaacataaattttttgaaGAAACACATGGGTGCATCATTTGAAAAACGTTCTCGGCCTTGGCGTGCAACTATAAATCCAGCGGATGTCCATTCTGGTGATTTTTTAGCTGTATCAAAGATCCGTGGTCGGTGGGGTGGATTTGAAACTCTGGAGAAGTGGGTAACAGGAGCATTTGCTGGTCATACAGCAGTTTGTTTGAAGGATGAACTTGGTAATCTTTGGGTTGGTGAATCAGGACATGAGAATGAAAAG GGTGAAGAAATTATTGTGGTAATTCCATGGGATGAATGGTGGGAATTGTCTCTTAAGGATGGTTCCAATCCACAAATAGCATTGCTGCCCTTACATCCAGAACTGCGGGCTAACTTCAATTCTAGTGCTGCATGGGAATATGCACGGAGTATGTCAGGGAAGCCATATGGTTACCACAACATGATATTTAGCTGGATTGACACCATTGCTGACAACTATCCACCACCTCTTGATGCTCACTTG GTTATTTCTGTCATGTCTATGTGGACTAGAGTACAGCCAGCTTATGCTGCAAATATGTGGAATGAAGCTCTAAATAAGCGGCTTGGAACTGAG gaTTTGGACTTGTATGGAATTCTAGCTGAGACTGAAAGCCGCGGTATAACCTTTGATCAGTTACTTACAATTCCAGAACAAGATGACTGGGTCTACAGCGATGGGAAATCAACAACATGCGTGGCCTTTATTCTGGAAATGTATAAAGAGGCGGGAATCTTTGGTCCTATTTCTGACTCTATTCAAGTAACAGAGTTTACT ATTCGGGATGCTTATATGCTGAAGATTTTTGAGAATAACCAAACACGCCTGCCAAGTTGGTGTAACAATGAGGTTGATAAGCTCCCATTCTGCCAGATTCTTGGTGAATATCAAATGGAATTGCCAGAGTATAATACCTTAGAGCCATATGCCAACATGAACGAGAATTGCCCTTCTTTGCCTCCTACTTACGAGAGGCCTGTGCGTTGTTAA